GCGGGAAAATGACCGTCGTCGGCGGCGTCTTCCTTGCGGCGAGCTTTGCTTTAATGATGTCGGGCGCGGATTTCCCGCTCGACCCCGCGTGGATTACCGCGCTAATCTGCGGCTTGCCGATGATGTTCGAGGCGGCGGAGGCATTGTTTTGCCGCCGCAAAATTTCGTCGCCGCTGCTGATTTCAATCGCGATGCTCGCTTCCGTCTGCATAGGAGAGGTTTTTGCGGCGGGCGAAATCGCGTTCATCATGGCGGTTGGCGAAATCCTCGAACACATGACGGTTGCCCGCGCGAAACGCGGAATCAAAAACCTCGTGAACCTCGCCCCCGACACGGGGCGCGTGATTGTCGGCGGCGCGGCGAAAACCGTGGCGGTTGCCGAAATCAAAGTGGGCGACACCGTGCGCATTCTCCCCGGGGAGACCATTCCCGTTGACGGGAAAATTCTTTCGGGCAACACTTCCGTAGACCAGTCCGTCGTGACGGGCGAGTCCATTCCCGTGGACAAATCCGCGGGCGACGACGTGTTCTGCGGAACGGTAAACCGCTTCGGGGCGATTGACGTTTCGACAACCCGCGCGGGCGGCGATTCCTCGCTCGACAAGCTTGTGCGGCTCGTCCGCGAGGCGGAGAAAAACAAGTCGCCGTCGGAGCGCATTGCCGACAAGTGGGCGTCGATTCTCGTCCCCGCCGCGCTGCTTGTGGCTGTCGCCGCATATTTCGCGACGGGCGACATCACACGCGCGGTGACGGTGCTTGTGGTCTTCTGCCCGTGCGCTCTCGTGCTCGCAACCCCGACTTCCGTAATGGCGGCGATTGGTCAGGCGACGAAATTCGGCGTGATTATCAAATCGGGCGCGGCTCTCGAAACAATGGGCAAGGTTGACTGTGTAGCTTTCGACAAAACGGGCACTCTCACCGTCGGAAAGCCCGTCGTGAGCGACCTGTTTTCGGAAACCTCGCAGGAGGAACTTTTGGGACTTGCGGCGTCGGCGGAGTCGATGTCGGAACACCCGCTCGGCGCGGCGGTGGTAGAGTGCGCAAAGTCGCGCGGGGTTGAAATTTCGGAGGCGTCCGACTTCAAGATGACCCCAGGGCGCGGGATTTCCGCGAACGTCGGCGGACGGCTTGCGGTCTGCGGAAACGCCGCGTGGCTTGCCGAAAACGGAATCGTAATTCCCCGCGCCGCGCTCGACAAATTCGAACTCTTTTCCGACGAGGGCAAGGCGTCGATTTTCGTCGGCGCTGGCGGAAAATTCGCGGGGCTTGTCGCGCTTTCCGATACCCCCCGACCCTCCGCAAGGGAAGTTGTTTCCGAGCTTGATTCGCTCGGCGTGGAAAGCGTCTTGCTCACGGGCGACAACGCGCGGGCGGCGGAATTTTTCGCAAAAAACGCGGGCTTGAAACGCGTCTGCGCGGGGCTGCTCCCCGCCGAAAAGCTCGAAAAAATCGAGGCTCTGAAAGCCTCAAAAAAAACCGTGTGCATGGTCGGCGACGGCGTGAACGACGCCCCCGCGCTGAAATCTGCGAATGTCGGGGTTGCAATGGCGTCGATGGGAAGCGATATCGCGGTCGAGGCGGCGGACATCGCGCTGATGGGCGACGACATTACGAACATACCGTATTTGAAACGCCTTTCAAACGCGACGGTTCGCTCGATAAAGGTGAATATCACGCTTTCAATGCTGATAAACTTTGCGGCGGTGCTGCTGTCGCTGGCGGCGGTGCTGACGCCGATAACGGGGGCGTTGGTGCACAACTTAGGCTCAGTCTTGGTAGTCCTGAATGCGGGACTTCTTTACGACCGCAACTTACGGCGCGGACACGGCGCGTGAAAGCACTTCCCTAAGGGCGTTTCCCTGTACGCCCAGACCGCTCGCGTACGATAAGTACGCCACGCGCCCTGTTCGCACAGGAAAGCCACCCTTATGAAAGCACTTTGACGCGCCTAAAAATACAGCGCACGGCGCGGAAGATTTTTAGAGTGCTTTGGGATAAAAGTTGAGCGTACAAAAAGCGGAAATTCCAAGTTGTGGGATTTCCGCTTTTCTTTTTTTCTCCGCGCAAAGCGCGTCTGTTTAAATTGGTTTCTTGCTTTGCAAGGAATAATCCTAATGTCAGTAATTGCCGTAGGCAATACGAACTGATACAGAAAAGGCGCGGTTATAGCCGCGCCGCATAATAACCAAAAGGAGCGAAGCTCCGTCGCCGTACAGGCTGCAGCTTGTCGGTTATAGCCGCGCCGCATAACAACTACAAGGAGCGAAGCTCCGACGGCTGGCGCACCTTGCGCCCGTCGCGCCAGAGGGATTCTATGCCGTAGAGGCCGCGTTGTTCGGGGAGGAAGATGTGAGCCATGAAGTCGAAGGCGTCTACAACGACCCAGCCGCTCGACGTGTTGTAGTCGCGCCCGACGGACTTTACGTTGAGGTCTTTGAGGGTCTTTTCAAGCTCGTTGGCGAGGGCGCGGAGGTGCGGCTCGGAAGTGGCGGTCGCGACAATGAAGTAGTTTGTGATGGGCGATTTCCCGCGAACGTCGAGAACGCTGATGTCCTCGGCTTTTTTGTCGTCGAGAGCCTGCCAACATTTCTTTACAATTTCGAGAGTCGGGTCAAGGTCGGCAACTTTTTTCGCCGCCGACTTTTTCGCAACAGTCTTTTTTGTCGCAACCTTCTTCGCGGGGGTCTTCTTGGCAACAGCCTTCTTCGCCGCTACTTTTTTGGTGGCAACTTTCTTTACCGCAGTTTTCTTGGCAACGGCCTTTTTCGCGGTTGACTTCTTCGCCGCGTTTTTTTTCGCGGGACTTGCGGCTTTTTTCGCCGCCGATTTCTTTGTGGCAGATTTTTCCATGACTTTATGTATTATATAATTTGTTTTTGAATATGTAGCTTTCGACGTCGGGGTCGAGCATTTTCAGATTTTTTTCGCCGCGGGCGAGCCGCGCCCTGATTTCGGTGGAACTGTAGGGCAGAGGGGCGAAGGCAAAAAATTCGAAATGCAGGGAGGGCGGAAGTTTCGATGTGTCGGCGTCGAAACCGTCGCGACGCGCGCAGATGAAGTCGGCGAGCTTCGCGATTGCGTCGATGTCCTTCCAGCCGTGGAGCTTTGCGATGTGGTCGCCGCCGAGAAT
The Opitutia bacterium KCR 482 genome window above contains:
- a CDS encoding cation-translocating P-type ATPase, which produces MEKIEEFMEFLESGKMTVVGGVFLAASFALMMSGADFPLDPAWITALICGLPMMFEAAEALFCRRKISSPLLISIAMLASVCIGEVFAAGEIAFIMAVGEILEHMTVARAKRGIKNLVNLAPDTGRVIVGGAAKTVAVAEIKVGDTVRILPGETIPVDGKILSGNTSVDQSVVTGESIPVDKSAGDDVFCGTVNRFGAIDVSTTRAGGDSSLDKLVRLVREAEKNKSPSERIADKWASILVPAALLVAVAAYFATGDITRAVTVLVVFCPCALVLATPTSVMAAIGQATKFGVIIKSGAALETMGKVDCVAFDKTGTLTVGKPVVSDLFSETSQEELLGLAASAESMSEHPLGAAVVECAKSRGVEISEASDFKMTPGRGISANVGGRLAVCGNAAWLAENGIVIPRAALDKFELFSDEGKASIFVGAGGKFAGLVALSDTPRPSAREVVSELDSLGVESVLLTGDNARAAEFFAKNAGLKRVCAGLLPAEKLEKIEALKASKKTVCMVGDGVNDAPALKSANVGVAMASMGSDIAVEAADIALMGDDITNIPYLKRLSNATVRSIKVNITLSMLINFAAVLLSLAAVLTPITGALVHNLGSVLVVLNAGLLYDRNLRRGHGA
- the rsfS gene encoding ribosome silencing factor, whose amino-acid sequence is MEKSATKKSAAKKAASPAKKNAAKKSTAKKAVAKKTAVKKVATKKVAAKKAVAKKTPAKKVATKKTVAKKSAAKKVADLDPTLEIVKKCWQALDDKKAEDISVLDVRGKSPITNYFIVATATSEPHLRALANELEKTLKDLNVKSVGRDYNTSSGWVVVDAFDFMAHIFLPEQRGLYGIESLWRDGRKVRQPSELRSL